The Festucalex cinctus isolate MCC-2025b chromosome 16, RoL_Fcin_1.0, whole genome shotgun sequence sequence agtaaggccttttttattttgtcaaaaaatagaccatgtatagtaaggcattttttattgtattaaaaaaacgaccatgtatagtaaggcgttttttattttgtcaaaaaaacgaccatgtatagtaaggcgttttttattttgtcaaaaaaacgaccatgtatagtaaggcgttttttattgtattaaaaatacgaccatgtatagtaagacgttttttattgtattaaaaaaacgaccatgtatagtaaggcgttttttattgtattaaaaaaacgaccatgtatagtaaggcgttttttattttgtcaaaaaaacgaccatgtatagtaaggcgttttttattgtattaaaaatacgaccatgtatagttaggcgttttttattgtattaaaaaaacgaccatgtatagtaaggcgttttttattgtattaaaaaaaagaccatgtatagtaaggcgttttttattttgtcaaaaaaacgaccatgtatagtaaggcgttttttattgtattaaaaatacgaccatgtatagtaaggcgtttttttattgtattaaaaatacgaccatgtatagttaggcgttttttattttgtcaaaaaaacgaccatgtatagtaaggcgttttttattttattaaaaaaaaaaaaacgaccatgtatagtaaggcgatttttattgtatttaaaaaaacgaccatgtatagtaaggcgttttttattgtattaaaaaagcgaccatgtatagtaaggcgttttttattttattaaaaaaacgaccatgtatagtcaggcgatttttatttagtcaaaaaaacgaccatgtatagtaaggcgttttttattgtattaaaaaaacgaccatgtatagtaaggcgttttttattttattaaaaaaacgaccatgtatagtcaggcgatttttattttgtcaaaaaaacgaccatgtatagtaaggcattttttattgtattaaaaaaacgaccatgtatagtaaggcgttttttattttgtcaaaaaaacgaccatgtatagtaaggcgttttttattttgtcaaaaaaacgaccatgtatagtaaggcgttttttattgtattaaaaatacgaccatgtatagtaagacgttttttattgtattaaaaaaacgaccatgtatagtaaggcgttttttattgtattaaaaaaacgaccatgtatagtaaggcgttttttattttgtcaaaaaaacgaccatgtatagtaaggcgttttttattgtattaaaaatacgaccatgtatagttaggcgttttttattgtattaaaaaaacgaccatgtatagtaaggcgttttttattgtattaaaaaaaagaccatgtatagtaaggcgttttttattttgtcaaaaaaacgaccatgtatagtaaggcgttttttattttattaaaaaaaaaaaaacgaccatgtatagtaaggcgatttttattgtatttaaaaaaacgaccatgtatagtaaggcgttttttattgtattaaaaaagcgaccatgtatagtaaggcgttttttattttattaaaaaaacgaccatgtatagtcaggcgatttttatttagtcaaaaaaacgaccatgtatagtaaggcgttttttattgtattaaaaaaacgaccatgtatagtaaggcgttttttattttattaaaaaaacgaccatgtatagtcaggcgatttttattttgtcaaaaaaacgaccatgtatagtaagacgttttttattgtattaaaaaaacgaccatgtatagtaaggcgttttttattgtattaaaaaaacgaccatgtatagtaaggcgttttttattgtattaaaaatacgaccatgtatagttaggcgttttttattttgtcaaaaaaaacgaccatgtatagtaaggcgttttttattgtattaaataaacgaccatgtatagtaaggcgatttttattgtattaaaaaaacgaccatgtatagttaggcgttttttattttgtcaaaaaaacgaccatgtatagtaaggcgtttttttattgtattaaaaatacgaccatgtatagtaaggcgtttattttattaaaaaaaacgaccatgtatagtaaggcgttttttattttgtcaaaaaaacgaccatgtatagtaaggcgttttttattttatttaaaaaaaaaaacgaccatgtatagtaaggcgatttttattgtatttaaaaaacgaccatgtatagtaaggcgttttttattttgtcaaaaaaacgaccatgcatagtaaggcgttttttattgtattaaaaaaacaaccatgtatcgtaaggcgttttttattgtattaaaaaaacgaccatgtatagtaaggcgtttttttattttattaaaaaaacgaccatgtatagtaaggcgttttttattttattaaaaaaatgaccatgtatagtaaggcgttttttatttaattaaaaaaatgaccatgtatagtaaggcgttttttattttatcaaaaaaatgaccatgtatagtaaggcgttttttattttatttaaaaaaaccaccatgtatagtaaggcgttttttattgtattaaaaaaacaaccatgtatagtaaggcgtttattttttataaaaaaaaaaaaaacgaccatgtatagtaaggcgtttattttcttaaaaaaacgaccatgtataataagccgttttttttattgtattaaaaaaacgaccatgtatagtaaggcgtttttttattttattaaaaaaacgaccatgtatagtcaggcgatttttattttgtcaaaaaatagaccatgtatagtaaggcattttttattgtattaaaaaaatgaccatgtatagtaaggcgttttttatttaattaaaaaaatgaccatgtatagtaaggcgttttttattttatcaaaaaaacgaccatgtatagtaaggcgttttttattttatttaaaaaaacgaccatgtatagtaaggcgttttttattgtattaaaaaaacaaccatgtatagtaaggcgtttattttttataaaaaaaaaagaccatgtatagtaaggcgtttattttcttaaaaaaacgaccatgtataataagccgtttttttattgtattaaaaaaacgaccatgtatagtaaggcgtttttttattttattaaaaaaacgaccatgtatagtcaggcgatttttattttgtcaaaaaatagaccatgtatagtaaggcattttttattgtattaaaaaaatgaccatgtatagtaaggcgttttttatttaattaaaaaaatgaccatgtatagtaaggcgttttttattttatcaaaaaaacgaccatgtatagtaaggcgttttttattttatttaaaaaaacgaccatgtatagtaaggcattttttattgtattaaaaaaacaaccatgtatagtaaggcgtttattttttataaaaaaaaaaaaaacgaccatgtatagtaaggcgtttattttcttaaaaaaacgaccatgtataataagccgtttttttattgtattaaaaaaaaacgaccatgtatagtaaggcgttttttattttaataaaaaaacaaccatgtatagtaaggcattttttattgtattaaaaaaacgaccatgtatcgtaaggcgttgtttattgtattaaaaaaacgaccatgtatagtaaggcgttttttattttattaaaaaaacgaccatgtatagtaaggcgttttttattttattaaaaaaacgaccatgtatcgtaaggcgtttttttattgtattaaaaaaacgaccatgtatcgtaaggcgttttttagtttaataaaaaaacgaccatgtatagtaaggcgttttttattattaaaaaaacgaccatgtatcgtaagtcgttttttattttaataaaaaaacgaccatgtatagtaaggcgtttttttattgtattaaaaaaacgaccatgtatagtaaggcgttttttattgtattaaaaaaacgaccatgtatagtaaggcgtcttttattttatcaacaaaaaaaaaacgaccatgtatagttaggcgttttttattttattaaaaaaaacgaccatgtatagtaaggcgtttattttttataaaaaaaaaaaaactaccatgtatagtaaggcgttttttttattgtattaaaaaaacgaccatgcatagtaaggcgtttattttattaaaaaaacgaccacgtatagtaagacattttttattttattaaaaaaatgaccatgtatagtaaggcgttttttattttattaaataaacgaccatgtatagtaagacattttttattgtattaaaaaaacgaccatgcatagtaaggcgtttattttattaaaaaaacgaccacgtatcgtaagccgttttttattttattaaaaaaacgaccatgtatagtaaggcgttttttattttattaaacgaccatgtatagtaagacattttttattttattaaaaaaatgaccatgtatcgtaagccgttttttattttattaaaaaaacgaccatgtatagtaaggcgctttttattttattaaaaaaacgaccatttatagtaaggcgttttttttattttggttataATTGGTCTCCTGGCCTACAACGTTGAACGATTTCAGGTCATGGCAAGATTGAAATGGAGAGCGCAAATCTCAGCTTGAGGTGTTGCGGGTCACTTGAACGCAGTCACGGGTACGTACCTGAAGCGCACACTGACAGCGGGCGGCCGCAGAAGAGCCATCAGCAGATTACCGTCACAATCCCTGACATGAGTACACGAGGGGAAGGGGAAAAACAACTCTGACCACAACAAAAAGCCTCACTTTATTCACAACAATATCATCAGGATGTATGcttttatttacagtacaaaTGTCTTTATAGAAAGTAGTTGGATGCAAATTTGGAACATGTAAAAGTTAAGCAAGCTTCTGTTTCACCTGGAATCCAAAACCTATTGAAAAGAACATTTCATAGATGGGTTTTGATTGGACGCACAGCTCAGGACAAAAAGGACAAGAATGCAGTCAGTGTGAGTTGGTGCACACCCAGTGAGTTGGTGAGAGAGTGGAGACAAACACAGcaagcaaaacaaaagacatACTCTCCCTGTAATGTTGGTGGCTCTGCTCTTCAAGGCGCACAACATCCACAAGCACCTTTGTTTGGGAATGCTgcgggaagaagaaaacaatcaTGTCAATGTGTTGTCCATGTGGCTGTGCATTAATTGCACACTCGCCTCAAGCGCAATGAAGCCATTCATCTTGCACTCCGGGCACTTTGTGTACCTTTCAACCTGAAAGGGGAATGGCTTTTATTCATGTTTATCAAAAATCATTGCAAAGCCTGCAATGCACATCAATTCAAAGGAAAAAAGCTCGCCGCTCGCTAGTTATAGTTTGCGAGCTTAATAGTTTGTGTTAACGTTTTTGCAACCTTGAATGGACCCTGACAACAAAACACTCGCGTGTGCACACCCGACAACCCTGCATCACGGATAAGATACAAACTGTAGCGGGCCTATAATTGTTGATGTGCAACATTTTggcgtgtaatttttttttttttttttaaggttcttGGACATTTGTTGTGCCAATTTTCACTCCCACCCCTGATCACGAAACCCAAAAACGGAGGCTCTTTTGAAGTCACATGCCGaggagaaaacattgaacaacgTTTGTGACATACAATTTCAAGTCAAACAACACGAGACTCCATTTGTTGAATTGTCGCGCTGCAGGGAGACTCCTTCGGCGGACCCTGTCAAACAACGCAGAAACATCCCCACCGCCGCTGCCGGGCACGTGACCCACCTCAGATCTTGCCCACGTCACTCGGTGCACAACACCCACAGGAACGCACCTGAAACTAAAGCAGAGTACGGTAGTTCTGTTGCACTTAATTGATTGGAGCGTCAATTTGACAGGTTCCCCCTGCATGGACTTTGGGCCCATCTGGTTCATAGCCAATGCCTGCAAAACAAATGCTTGACAATTGTGTGCTGCTCACTTTAATGTGCATCATCATTACCATCACCCGGTGGCtcctggtacctctccacacaTCCAACTTGCAACTTTTTCCTGACTTCTCACAAGTGAAAATACTTAAGAGGGAAGTCAGGCCAAAATTGTAGTCAACAGATACTCTGACAATGTTGCGTATTTGATGTCCACTTTATAAGGACAGAGTGAGAATTTCACCGTGTTGGGGAGAGGGGCATACTCCAATGGACTGCAAAAtagttttcaaaaattaaacaatacTTGGATTTGAAAACACCTGATTTGACCTTTACTCCATTTTTCCtttcaatgaattatgaaacaaATTGGTAAGCATGTGTTCAGTATACGaggatcattaaaaaaaaaaaaaataataattgaaagaaaAACTGGCCACATGTaacaatttgattaaaaatttgaatagcgctgtcaattttttttttaggcaaaatGGCAACATTTAGGGGCAGTCAATGCCTTACAACTGATTCTTTAAAAAATTTGCAACAaggatagttaaaaaaaaagaataatatcaAGTAAAAGTCCATTTATTTCAAGTGAAACATCTTGCATGAGTTTGCAGCATCCACACCTTTGTTTGGGAACACTGTTGGGGGTGACGGACTCCTGTGAATGCGTCATCCATGTTGACGTGCAATCATTGCACACAAGAGAATGAGGCCGTTCATCTTGGGGGAGTGTGTACATTTCTTGTTCTTCAGCCTAAaacaggaagggaaaaaaaaaaaagttttattcttGTTGCTCAATATGATGGAGTCCtcacgcaaacaaacaaaaactacttTCCTGCattctgttcatgttgtacacaTTTGTGCTTTAGTCAGTGCTGTGGCTTGACTTGGACTCCGGCTCCTTCCTGCAAGAACAAGTCAAGTGCATTTATCGAGcccattaaacaaaaacaatctcaAAGGGCTTCTTGAGTCCACAGCCTCCTCCGGCCTAAAACTCCATCTGAAGAAACCTTGAGACGTGACCAGCGATGGATCGACCAACCCCCTTGTAGGTTACGTACAACTCAGTAAGGTGGTGAGTACGACTGCTCTGCCATTTGCCAAAAACAAATCAGCAAATTGTCCCCTTACATTCCCAAAAACTTGCCatcaaaccaacaacaacaacgcggCTCTGGATCCAGACAAGCCAAAACCACAACAGACCATCTCCAGCAAGATCTTGCAAACACTTGACCGCACCGGCATGCATGTACCAAACCTCAGCTTTCCCAACACTTTTTCCATAATACCTGCCCTGATTGCAACCAGACCTTTCCAAGAAAACTGCAAGCCACAAAACTCCATATTCTGCCCCCTCCTGGTCACAATTCAGATGCACCCCCAGACAGTTTATACACCAACATGTCATGGCAAGTCATCTATTGTGCCACTTGGTTTCTAAATTGATGGGgaaagcaaaaatgtgtttgtacatATTACCCTCGTGCGTTTGATCCATCACTGCCTCTGCAACACAACAGCAAACTTTAAGACACACCAACATGTACAAAGTCCCAGTTGACCACAAAAATAGGTATGACCATTTAACTGGAGTAAATTCGTGAATAaaattaacagaaaaaaataaaacaaacgtacctgagatttaaaaaaatagcatcAATGCAAAATAAGAGCTTGATCACAGCAGTTGCATCCATCCCACCAAAAATTAAGATCCTCGTTGAAGCACATGCCCAATGTCTCCCTAAAACGTAAAAACACTCAGTTCAGTGCAACTATACAATATTTAGTACTGACAGTAAATTTTGGCACTTaattcttagtttttttttgtttttatctgatATGTACTCTGATCCCAAAAGGAGGACACTTGTGAACAAAACTATTTCCAATTAAGTTAATTATATTCAATTTCAATACATTATTCATTCCTTaaagagaaatgaaaagggacagaaagatGTAAAACaaagtagtagtggtagtagtagaagttaaatcataatttttttttggccgtttTAGAGATATGACTATAAATGGAGTTCCAAATTTAACACCAGACACTGATGGCACAGAACAGATATTGAGTATCCAAAATGCTTTGCACTGATTAGGGGTATTtggctttaataataataataaaggttgagAATCAACGCCagagatttgattttttttttttttacacagacaGAAAACCTAAGACCCtctaaaatgaaaaggaaaaaatgggAGGGATGAAGAGACACACCACAAACCTTTCATTGAACGCTGTTGCTGTTCCcttggtggcaaaaaaaaacaaaaaaaaaaaaactgaaaaccaATGACAAACATTCAATTCAAACCAGTGCGTTGgcttctagcataaaaaaataaggtCGAGCTGGTCACCATCTTGCTGCAAACCATGTAGTGCACCTGCCCAATGGGCACACGTTGCCAATTCTCAACACCTAAAACCAAAATGTTCGAAAACGAAACCAAAATATGCAGCACACATTTGTGAACATGCACACGTTTACCATTGAGGCTTCATCGGGGTTGGAGAAGAACCAATCGTAGCTTATAAGCACTCATTTCACACTTGCCTGTCGAGTTTATTTGATGAGTGGAATCGTCCCTCGTCCCCATCCCATCAATCTGAGACAATAAAAATTGTACTTGTGTGCCACTTGCTTATGAAATTGCGAAGCGTTTGCCTTTCGTTCATCCAGCTCCTCTTCCACCCTCCAAAACATGCACAACACTTGTGCAGTTCGAGGCTCTACCCAGCTCTGGTTCTACTTGGTGTCTCCCATCCCAAGCGGCTTCTTCACACTGCAATTTGAGAACAAACAAAACTGGACTTCTTTCCTGTGTCTGTTGGTTTTCTTACCCTCATCTGGTGGATTTTTGCACCTTTCACCCATTCAAGTCCCAAGATATCTTGTAACAtgcactacaaaaaaataaaaattacaggtTCAATTAACATTACAGCaaataaaacgttttaaaaaaaaaaaaaaaaaaatcagtaaaagaACATCTTCAAAAGTATTTCACTTGCCATGTGTTTAGTGACCTTGGTCCATGATTTTCTTTCATGCGGCCTGTCAAAACAATCACACCACTGTTGCGGTTGGATGTGATGGCCTCCAGCCTGGCAAGTTTAGAATCAGGataccagattttttttttgtacacagaCAGCAAACCTAAGGCACTCTAaaataataatggaaaaaaaaaaaaaaaaaaaaaagggagcggTGTAAGAGACCTATATACCACAAACCTTTCATTGAACACTATTGCtgtgaaaaacaatgacaaacattGAAATCAAACTATGTGTGCTGgcttttagcataaaaaaaatgaggtcGAGCTGGTCACCATCTTGAGCCATGTAGTGCACCTGTTGACACCACTCCAAATCCCAATGGGCACACCTGTCTCTAATTCTCAACACCGAAAACCAAAATGTtcgaaaatgaataaaataaagcccAAACAGCACAGTTTTGCAGCACAGGAGTTGTTCCTTTGCCTCATCCCATTTGGCTCCCCTTCAAACCTGCAAAATAAAACATGCCATTAATTGTGTGCACTTAACTTCGTTTCATTTGTGTTTGTACATGTCACCTTCATACAATCCATGCTGAAGCAAAATAAATGACCCAGAGAGCCAAAGAAATGCACATAAAGTCCCCGAAGAAATACACATAAAACCAGTACATTAGACAACattcacaagttttttttgggtaaaaaaaacattgaaggaAAATAAGTTAcacattaaataacactttacaTGAATTGTTACAAATGCAATACCTCAGATTTGAAGTGgagacgaagaaaaaaaaaaaaaaaaaaacttgaccatGACAGCAAACTTCATAAGCCCAGACAAGTAAAtgacaaatgataaaaatacagaaaaacagaagttacACATCACCAGAAAGACAATATTCAATAGAACCAATACAcagttaaacaaaaaacaaagaccttACAGTTCAGTACAAAGCTTTCAAGTGTGTCATTTACAAcacattaaaaagaaataaaatgctggccagcattaaaaacaaagcaacgACATTTGAGAACAGAAACTAAATTAAccgctaaataaaataaaatgaagtgaatTGTGCCGTGATGTGCTCAAACCTCAAATGTTGTCGTGTCTCTGTGCAGCTGGTTAGCTTAACAATTCGTGCAGCCAGCAGCCTACCTGTATTTGACAGATGAAGGTAAACGTCACAGTTGATTCGGAGTTTTCACTTGAAGTCCTGAAAGATGCAAAAGGGTAATTGTGAGAAACAGCCTCAGAAACGGGAACAAACGCCAAACATTTGCGCAGGTGCTCACTTACCTTGTCGGCGCCATCTTGCCGGGCCTGTATCCCGTCATGCACACCTGTCTCCAAATGACCCGGATGGCTGACCTAAGACCTCAAGTGTGAAAATCCTGTAACGAACGAAATATCGTCATGAGAAACGGGAACACAGCACAAACATTTGTTGGTGTGCTCACTTACCTCACGGTCGCAAATTGCCACACCTGTGCAAGTGCTCTTGATGAATACCCTTGTGCAATTCGCATACCTGTCTCAAACGTGACCTGCCGGAGTCGGACTGACCAAACGCCAATCAAAACCTTCTGCTTGTAAAACTGAACGGCGCTCTGTACACTAGCGCCACCCTTGTGACGTGTCGGggattgaccaatcacatcctaTCACAGCAAACTAACGCTAGCAAGAGTTGCCGGTCACGGGAAAACACCCATTGCCTTGTTGGTGGGCGACTACTTTCCCTGCCGTCTCCCTTCTATGATACCACCGTTTAACTGTCTACAAAGGAAAATAGGTCTGCCTCAAAAGATGTCACTTACAGAAAAGGACGAGGAGGCAAAGCACTGGGAACGGCAGACATGCTGTATTTTGTCGT is a genomic window containing:
- the LOC144003001 gene encoding uncharacterized protein LOC144003001 isoform X1; the encoded protein is MDDAFTGVRHPQQCSQTKALAMNQMGPKSMQGEPVKLTLQSIKCNRTTVLCFSFRCVPVGVVHRVTWARSEVERYTKCPECKMNGFIALEHSQTKVLVDVVRLEEQSHQHYRESMSFVLLAVFVSTLSPTHWVCTNSH
- the LOC144003001 gene encoding uncharacterized protein LOC144003001 isoform X2, translating into MNRMQAEEQEMYTLPQDERPHSLVCNDCTSTWMTHSQESVTPNSVPKQSFRCVPVGVVHRVTWARSEVERYTKCPECKMNGFIALEHSQTKVLVDVVRLEEQSHQHYRESMSFVLLAVFVSTLSPTHWVCTNSH